A window of Panicum virgatum strain AP13 chromosome 8K, P.virgatum_v5, whole genome shotgun sequence contains these coding sequences:
- the LOC120645202 gene encoding subtilisin-like protease SBT3.9 isoform X2 — MPYTCAPLGSLADMTRLSAKSLLLLFLLHFSLQSPWSHGLQPGEPEARKIYIVYLGERRHEDPELVTESHHDMLASVLGSKEDALSSIVYSYKHGFSGFAARMTESQARKIRGMPGVVSVRENQIRRVHTTRSWDFLGLDYKQPNGLLAKSSFGDGIIIGVLDSGITPESPSFSDAGYGPPPSKWKGICQAGPSFPASSCNRKLIGARWYADDLDDETRAQEVLSPRDSNGHGTHTSSTAGGNIVHDVSFMGLVAGTVRGGAPRARVAMYKVCWQSCSDAAQMKAMDDAIHDGVDVLSLSIGSAGENPAAMHVVAHGIPVVYSAGNEGPIAQTVENSSPWLLTVAATTIDRAFPVVVTLGNNETFVAQSFSSKDSGDDQFYEIQSYQDEECNYRHINETMKAGSIIFCFTSNFSSPPDYGSISYMVAMKGGRGTILPYYHDGVLLQETNIFKNAPWVPIDYEMSYKIYQYNSGIKHGKPMAKISATRTTIGSSVSAPKVAVFSSRGPSPSYPGILKPDIAAPGVSILAAAPKTPPFGKDILYHFDSGTSMACPHVAGAVAVLKSLHPEWSPAALKSAIMTTALTYDNNGFPIQADGKTSKLADPFDYGAGSINPNMAADPGLIYNISASEYLKFFKCMGTGGLGAHGNCSVGKSPYVVADLNLPSIAIPDLKVTSRQTVVRTVTNVGRQQNAVYRAFFHAPAGVKMAVEPSVLAFSRGRSVLSFRVTFEATRKVQGDYMFGSLAWHDGGSHWVRIPIAVRTVIEEFYSNIY; from the exons ATGCCATACACGTGTGCACCACTTGGCAGTTTGGCCGACATGACGAGGCTCTCAGCAAAATCTCTTTTGCTTTTGTTTCTTCTCCATTTCTCGCTTCAGTCGCCATGGTCGCACGGCCTCCAGCCGGGGGAACCTGAAGCAAGAAAA ATCTACATTGTTTACCTCGGGGAAAGACGGCATGAAGATCCTGAGCTTGTCACTGAATCGCACCATGACATGCTCGCTTCCGTTCTCGGAAG CAAGGAGGACGCTCTGAGTTCGATTGTGTACAGCTACAAACACGGTTTCTCTGGCTTTGCTGCAAGGATGACTGAATCGCAAGCAAGAAAGATACGAGGCATGCCTGGCGTGGTGAGTGTAAGAGAGAACCAAATCCGGCGAGTGCACACCACTCGGAGCTGGGATTTCCTTGGACTGGACTACAAGCAACCAAATGGGCTGCTTGCCAAATCTAGCTTTGGGGATGGCATTATTATTGGTGTCCTTGACTCAG GTATCACACCTGAGTCTCCGAGCTTCTCGGATGCTGGGTACGGCCCCCCTCCTTCCAAATGGAAGGGGATCTGCCAGGCCGGCCCTTCGTTCCCCGCCAGCAGCTGCAACCGGAAGCTCATCGGCGCGCGGTGGTACGCCGACGACCTCGACGACGAGACGCGTGCCCAGGAGGTTCTCTCCCCCCGGGATAGCAATGGCCATGGCACGCACACCTCGTCCACGGCCGGGGGCAACATCGTCCACGACGTTTCCTTCATGGGTCTGGTGGCCGGgacggtgcgcggcggcgcgccccgGGCACGGGTCGCCATGTACAAGGTCTGCTGGCAGAGCTGCTCCGACGCCGCTCAGATGAAGGCCATGGACGATGCCATCCATGACGGCGTCGATGTCCTTTCACTGTCCATCGGTAGCGCTGGCGAGAACCCTGCCGCGATGCACGTCGTTGCGCATGGCATCCCAGTTGTGTACTCGGCTGGGAACGAAGGGCCTATCGCTCAAACAGTGGAGAACTCGTCGCCATGGCTGCTGACGGTGGCCGCAACCACCATAGATCGGGCCTTCCCCGTGGTTGTAACCCTTGGAAATAACGAAACGTTTGTG GCACAATCCTTTTCTTCTAAGGATAGCGGTGATGATCAGTTCTACGAGATACAATCCTACCAAGACGAGGA ATGCAATTACCGCCACATCAATGAGACGATGAAGGCAGGAAGTATCATCTTCTGCTTCACGTCGAATTTCAGCTCACCACCAGACTACGGCAGCATCTCTTACATGGTGGCCATGAAGGGGGGCAGGGGCACCATATTGCCATATTACCACGACGGCGTATTACTCCAAGAAACAAACATTTTTAAAAATGCTCCTTGGGTCCCCATCGACTATGAGATGTCTTATAAGATTTACCAGTACAAC AGTGGCATCAAACATGGAAAACCAATGGCAAAGATATCAGCAACCAGAACTACTATTGGAAGTTCAGTTTCTGCACCTAAAGTAGCTGTATTTTCATCTAGAGGACCTAGTCCTTCCTACCCTGGGATTCTCAAG CCCGACATTGCTGCACCTGGGGTGTCCATTTTAGCCGCTGCACCCAAAACGCCTCCATTCGGTAAAGACATTCTCTACCATTTTGACTCTGGAACATCCATGGCTTGCCCCCATGTTGCTGGGGCCGTTGCCGTCCTCAAGTCCTTGCATCCTGAATGGTCACCTGCTGCCCTCAAATCGGCAATCATGACAACTG CACTTACCTATGACAACAACGGGTTCCCGATACAAGCTGATGGAAAGACATCAAAGCTTGCCGACCCTttcgactatggagcaggttcCATTAATCCCAACATGGCAGCTGATCCGGGGCTCATCTACAACATCAGTGCATCAGAGTACCTAAAGTTCTTCAAGTGCATGGGAACAGGAGGACTAGGTGCGCATGGAAACTGCTCAGTGGGAAAATCACCATACGTAGTGGCAGACCTGAATCTGCCATCGATAGCAATCCCTGACCTCAAGGTGACATCCCGACAGACCGTGGTGCGCACCGTCACCAACGTCGGTCGCCAGCAGAATGCAGTGTACAGGGCCTTCTTCCATGCTCCTGCCGGAGTTAAGATGGCCGTCGAACCGTCGGTGCTGGCCTTCAGCAGGGGGAGGAGCGTGCTGAGCTTCAGGGTCACCTTCGAGGCGACACGGAAGGTGCAGGGCGACTACAT
- the LOC120645200 gene encoding heat shock cognate 70 kDa protein 2-like, whose protein sequence is MAGKDDDDGPAIGIDLGTTYSCVGLWQHGRVEIVASEQGDQTTLSCVAFTDSERLVGDPAKNQVARNTSNTVFDAKRLIGRTFSDKFVQAISKFWPFKVISGPRDKPMIVVQYKGKERQFSAEQVTSMLLIKMREIAEDHLGTTIKRAVVTVPACSTDSQRQGTMDAGALAGLNVIRIIPEPTAAAMAYGLDKKASSSGEENVLVFDLGGGTFDVSIVNVAKGIFEVKAVAGDTHLGGEDFDDRMVKHFVQQFKIKNRKDISNNPRALRRLRTACEKAKRTLSSAVQTTIEIDCLYEGIDFYSTITRALFEQLNIDLFSKCMEPVQKCLNDARMDKSSIHSVVLVGGSSRIPGVQQLLQDFFNGKELCKSINPDEAVAYGAAVQAAILTGQDCDNENSKLTDLLLLDVTPLSLGLETLGGVMSVRIPRNTTIPTKMEMVLSEHQMIKSIDSDNKTSIHIQVYEGERTRTRDNNLLGRFEFCVPPAPSGVPQLTVTFDLEVNGILVVSAEDKTTGQKKKITVNKRFYITKQ, encoded by the exons ATCGTCGCCAGCGAGCAAGGCGACCAAACCACCCTATCCTGCGTCGCCTTCACCGACTCCGAGCGCCTCGTCGGCGATCCCGCCAAGAACCAGGTCGCCAGGAACACTAGCAATACGGTCTTCG ATGCCAAGCGGCTCATTGGTAGGACATTCAGCGATAAATTTGTCCA agccatttCAAAGTTCTGGCCTTTCAAAGTCATTTCTGGACCTAGAGACAAGCCTATGATTGTTGTTCAGTACAAGGGCAAGGAGAGGCAGTTTTCTGCTGAACAGGTAACATCGATGCTTCTCATCAAAATGAGGGAGATTGCAGAAGACCACCTTGGCACCACCATCAAGAGAGCTGTCGTCACTGTCCCTGCTTGCTCCACCGACTCGCAGAGGCAGGGCACCATGGATGCTGGAGCCCTCGCTGGTCTCAATGTTATCCGTATCATCCCCGAGCCGACTGCTGCTGCCATGGCTTATGGTCTTGACAAGAAGGCCAGCAGCAGCGGTGAGGAGAATGTTCTCGTCTTCGACCTAGGAGGTGGTACCTTTGATGTCTCTATTGTGAACGTAGCAAAGGGTATCTTTGAGGTCAAGGCCGTAGCTGGTGACACTCACCTTGGAGGTGAGGATTTTGACGATAGGATGGTCAAGCACTTCGTTCAGCAGTTCAAGATAAAGAACAGGAAGGACATCAGCAACAACCCCAGGGCTCTCAGGAGGCTTAGGACAGCTTGCGAGAAGGCCAAGAGGACCCTCTCCTCTGCTGTACAGACCACCATTGAGATCGACTGCCTGTATGAAGGCATTGACTTCTACTCAACCATCACCCGTGCCTTGTTTGAGCAGCTCAACATTGATCTCTTCAGCAAGTGTATGGAACCTGTGCAGAAGTGCCTCAACGATGCTAGAATGGACAAGAGCTCAATTCATAGTGTTGTCCTTGTTGGTGGCTCCTCTAGAATTCCAGGGGTTCAGCAGCTTCTCCAGGACTTCTTCAACGGGAAGGAGCTTTGCAAGAGCATCAACCCTGATGAGGCTGTTGCCTACGGAGCTGCTGTCCAGGCTGCCATCTTGACTGGACAGGACTGTGACAATGAGAATTCGAAGCTTACCGACCTCCTTTTGTTGGATGTTACCCCCCTTTCTCTTGGTTTGGAGACGCTAGGGGGCGTCATGTCCGTGCGGATTCCAAGAAACACCACCATCCCCACCAAAATGGAGATGGTATTAAGTGAACATCAGATGATCAAGTCTATCGACTCCGACAACAAGACTAGCATCCATATCCAGGTGTACGAGGGTGAGCGGACTAGGACTCGCGACAACAACCTGCTGGGCAGGTTTGAGTTCTGCGTTCCTCCTGCACCCAGCGGTGTTCCACAGCTCACTGTCACCTTCGACCTGGAGGTCAACGGAATCCTGGTCGTCTCTGCTGAGGACAAAACCACcggccagaagaagaagatcacCGTCAACAAGAGATTTTATATTACAAAACAATGA
- the LOC120645202 gene encoding subtilisin-like protease SBT3.9 isoform X1 — protein sequence MPYTCAPLGSLADMTRLSAKSLLLLFLLHFSLQSPWSHGLQPGEPEARKIYIVYLGERRHEDPELVTESHHDMLASVLGSKEDALSSIVYSYKHGFSGFAARMTESQARKIRGMPGVVSVRENQIRRVHTTRSWDFLGLDYKQPNGLLAKSSFGDGIIIGVLDSGITPESPSFSDAGYGPPPSKWKGICQAGPSFPASSCNRKLIGARWYADDLDDETRAQEVLSPRDSNGHGTHTSSTAGGNIVHDVSFMGLVAGTVRGGAPRARVAMYKVCWQSCSDAAQMKAMDDAIHDGVDVLSLSIGSAGENPAAMHVVAHGIPVVYSAGNEGPIAQTVENSSPWLLTVAATTIDRAFPVVVTLGNNETFVAQSFSSKDSGDDQFYEIQSYQDEECNYRHINETMKAGSIIFCFTSNFSSPPDYGSISYMVAMKGGRGTILPYYHDGVLLQETNIFKNAPWVPIDYEMSYKIYQYNISGIKHGKPMAKISATRTTIGSSVSAPKVAVFSSRGPSPSYPGILKPDIAAPGVSILAAAPKTPPFGKDILYHFDSGTSMACPHVAGAVAVLKSLHPEWSPAALKSAIMTTALTYDNNGFPIQADGKTSKLADPFDYGAGSINPNMAADPGLIYNISASEYLKFFKCMGTGGLGAHGNCSVGKSPYVVADLNLPSIAIPDLKVTSRQTVVRTVTNVGRQQNAVYRAFFHAPAGVKMAVEPSVLAFSRGRSVLSFRVTFEATRKVQGDYMFGSLAWHDGGSHWVRIPIAVRTVIEEFYSNIY from the exons ATGCCATACACGTGTGCACCACTTGGCAGTTTGGCCGACATGACGAGGCTCTCAGCAAAATCTCTTTTGCTTTTGTTTCTTCTCCATTTCTCGCTTCAGTCGCCATGGTCGCACGGCCTCCAGCCGGGGGAACCTGAAGCAAGAAAA ATCTACATTGTTTACCTCGGGGAAAGACGGCATGAAGATCCTGAGCTTGTCACTGAATCGCACCATGACATGCTCGCTTCCGTTCTCGGAAG CAAGGAGGACGCTCTGAGTTCGATTGTGTACAGCTACAAACACGGTTTCTCTGGCTTTGCTGCAAGGATGACTGAATCGCAAGCAAGAAAGATACGAGGCATGCCTGGCGTGGTGAGTGTAAGAGAGAACCAAATCCGGCGAGTGCACACCACTCGGAGCTGGGATTTCCTTGGACTGGACTACAAGCAACCAAATGGGCTGCTTGCCAAATCTAGCTTTGGGGATGGCATTATTATTGGTGTCCTTGACTCAG GTATCACACCTGAGTCTCCGAGCTTCTCGGATGCTGGGTACGGCCCCCCTCCTTCCAAATGGAAGGGGATCTGCCAGGCCGGCCCTTCGTTCCCCGCCAGCAGCTGCAACCGGAAGCTCATCGGCGCGCGGTGGTACGCCGACGACCTCGACGACGAGACGCGTGCCCAGGAGGTTCTCTCCCCCCGGGATAGCAATGGCCATGGCACGCACACCTCGTCCACGGCCGGGGGCAACATCGTCCACGACGTTTCCTTCATGGGTCTGGTGGCCGGgacggtgcgcggcggcgcgccccgGGCACGGGTCGCCATGTACAAGGTCTGCTGGCAGAGCTGCTCCGACGCCGCTCAGATGAAGGCCATGGACGATGCCATCCATGACGGCGTCGATGTCCTTTCACTGTCCATCGGTAGCGCTGGCGAGAACCCTGCCGCGATGCACGTCGTTGCGCATGGCATCCCAGTTGTGTACTCGGCTGGGAACGAAGGGCCTATCGCTCAAACAGTGGAGAACTCGTCGCCATGGCTGCTGACGGTGGCCGCAACCACCATAGATCGGGCCTTCCCCGTGGTTGTAACCCTTGGAAATAACGAAACGTTTGTG GCACAATCCTTTTCTTCTAAGGATAGCGGTGATGATCAGTTCTACGAGATACAATCCTACCAAGACGAGGA ATGCAATTACCGCCACATCAATGAGACGATGAAGGCAGGAAGTATCATCTTCTGCTTCACGTCGAATTTCAGCTCACCACCAGACTACGGCAGCATCTCTTACATGGTGGCCATGAAGGGGGGCAGGGGCACCATATTGCCATATTACCACGACGGCGTATTACTCCAAGAAACAAACATTTTTAAAAATGCTCCTTGGGTCCCCATCGACTATGAGATGTCTTATAAGATTTACCAGTACAACATCAG TGGCATCAAACATGGAAAACCAATGGCAAAGATATCAGCAACCAGAACTACTATTGGAAGTTCAGTTTCTGCACCTAAAGTAGCTGTATTTTCATCTAGAGGACCTAGTCCTTCCTACCCTGGGATTCTCAAG CCCGACATTGCTGCACCTGGGGTGTCCATTTTAGCCGCTGCACCCAAAACGCCTCCATTCGGTAAAGACATTCTCTACCATTTTGACTCTGGAACATCCATGGCTTGCCCCCATGTTGCTGGGGCCGTTGCCGTCCTCAAGTCCTTGCATCCTGAATGGTCACCTGCTGCCCTCAAATCGGCAATCATGACAACTG CACTTACCTATGACAACAACGGGTTCCCGATACAAGCTGATGGAAAGACATCAAAGCTTGCCGACCCTttcgactatggagcaggttcCATTAATCCCAACATGGCAGCTGATCCGGGGCTCATCTACAACATCAGTGCATCAGAGTACCTAAAGTTCTTCAAGTGCATGGGAACAGGAGGACTAGGTGCGCATGGAAACTGCTCAGTGGGAAAATCACCATACGTAGTGGCAGACCTGAATCTGCCATCGATAGCAATCCCTGACCTCAAGGTGACATCCCGACAGACCGTGGTGCGCACCGTCACCAACGTCGGTCGCCAGCAGAATGCAGTGTACAGGGCCTTCTTCCATGCTCCTGCCGGAGTTAAGATGGCCGTCGAACCGTCGGTGCTGGCCTTCAGCAGGGGGAGGAGCGTGCTGAGCTTCAGGGTCACCTTCGAGGCGACACGGAAGGTGCAGGGCGACTACAT
- the LOC120645201 gene encoding G-type lectin S-receptor-like serine/threonine-protein kinase At1g61360, whose translation MNQSKDNAPVRSVLQSAPFPCLTKFSLSELETATNGFSDENLIGRGGSVSVYKGVLKDGLVVAIKRWRSSIIFSRDHLYDELNLVSKLQHKNIVKLLDMGTQSYKRWRGQRTEKIKLKGGYSFRSKSTCRMETWRKIWKGSVLIGLTASA comes from the exons ATGAATCAGAGTAAAGACAATGCACCTGTCAGAAGTGTGTTGCAGTCCGCTCCCTTCCCAT GCTTAACAAAGTTCAGTTTGTCAGAGTTGGAGACTGCTACAAATGGATTTTCGGATGAAAACCTCATTGGACGAGGTGGTTCTGTTAGTGTCTATAAG GGTGTGCTAAAAGATGGTTTAGTGGTCGCCATCAAGAGATGGCGAAGCTCAATTATATTTTCACGGGATCACCTGTATGATGAACTTAATCTTGTTTCAAAGCTTCAGCACAAAAATATAGTTAAACTTCTAGATATGGGTACCCAGTCATACAAACGGTGGCGTGGGCAGAGGACAGAAAAGATCAAGTTGAAGGGAGGCTATAGTTTTCGATCGAAGAGCACATGCCGAATGGAAACTTGGAGGAAAATTTGGAAG GGTTCAGTCTTGATTGGTTTAACCGCTTCCGCATAA